One genomic region from Stutzerimonas decontaminans encodes:
- a CDS encoding LysR substrate-binding domain-containing protein, translating to MHFDLADLRLFIHIAESPSLTQGARRAHLSPAAASARIKALETQLDSRLLYRDSRGVELTPAGHKLLQHARLIMRQVDYLKSEFAEYGTDSAGHIRIFANTTAVTEFLPEVLAGFLAERPGVTVDLQERLSRDIVRGVLDGSTDMGIIAGPVQAEGLQVLHFSTDRLLLAVPVGHPLAGEAQVTLRQTLTYQHIGLHEGSTLLTFLRDQVETLGSQLSLRIQVSSFEAVCRMIEASVGIGIIPESAARRHSRTMQLALVELDEPWAVRERSILVRELDALPGSVRALIATLVPNDEA from the coding sequence ATGCATTTCGATCTGGCCGACCTGCGCCTGTTCATTCATATCGCCGAATCCCCAAGCCTTACCCAGGGCGCACGCCGCGCGCACCTGTCGCCAGCGGCGGCCAGCGCACGCATCAAGGCGCTGGAAACCCAGCTCGACAGCCGCCTGCTCTACCGCGACAGCCGCGGTGTCGAGTTGACGCCGGCCGGGCACAAGCTGCTGCAGCACGCGCGGCTGATCATGCGCCAGGTGGATTACCTGAAAAGCGAGTTCGCCGAATACGGCACCGACTCAGCCGGACATATCCGCATCTTCGCCAACACCACGGCTGTAACCGAATTTCTGCCAGAGGTGCTAGCTGGCTTCCTCGCCGAGCGCCCCGGCGTCACGGTGGACCTGCAGGAACGACTGAGCCGCGACATCGTCCGCGGCGTGCTGGACGGCAGCACCGACATGGGCATCATCGCGGGCCCGGTGCAGGCCGAAGGGCTGCAGGTATTGCACTTCAGCACCGACCGCCTGCTGCTGGCGGTGCCGGTCGGGCATCCGCTGGCCGGGGAAGCACAGGTCACGCTGCGCCAGACCCTGACCTATCAGCACATCGGCCTGCACGAGGGCAGCACGCTGCTGACCTTTCTGCGCGATCAGGTGGAAACGCTCGGCAGCCAGCTATCACTGCGCATCCAGGTTTCCAGCTTCGAGGCGGTGTGCCGGATGATCGAGGCCAGCGTCGGCATCGGCATCATTCCCGAGTCCGCGGCGCGCCGACACAGCCGCACCATGCAGCTGGCGCTGGTGGAACTGGACGAACCCTGGGCGGTGCGCGAGCGCAGCATTCTGGTCCGAGAACTGGACGCCCTGCCCGGTAGCGTCCGTGCGCTGATTGCGACCCTGGTTCCCAACGACGAGGCCTGA
- a CDS encoding MFS transporter, which yields MKTLIAPISSLLAGVALLLLGHGLLNTLLTLRGVAEGYSTGMIGLLMSGYFAGFLIGTWLAPSLIRRIGHIRTFAFYAALAAVAVLVHVLIVNPWVWLVLRVLYGVSLVTLYMVIESWLNAQVSGEKRGQVFALYMAVNLGALAAAQQLLSLDTPMNFTLFALAAILISSALMPITLTRQAQPALPDMPATDLLQLARIAPLPLMAAGISGLTLGGFWGLAPVYASQVGFDAAGVGLLMSITILGGAVLQWPIGLFSDKHDRRVVLLWVVAIAAVLALVITPILSGSLLLGLMFLWGGLAFSIYSIAVAQMVDQLHPDEILSGSSGLLLANGFGAAFGPVVAGGLMHLFGHIALPLFFAVSLGVLAIYSFWRPRRVVDLVTEPHGHFTPMLRTSHTVLELMPDTPEVEAAPASANEAEMVDEHPAAQEEPLPPRTGTL from the coding sequence ATGAAAACCTTGATCGCACCTATCAGCTCCCTGCTCGCTGGCGTGGCGCTGCTTCTGCTCGGGCACGGGCTGCTCAATACTCTGCTCACGTTGCGCGGCGTGGCCGAAGGCTACTCCACCGGGATGATCGGTCTGCTGATGTCCGGCTACTTTGCCGGCTTTCTCATCGGCACCTGGCTGGCGCCCTCGCTGATCCGCCGCATCGGCCACATTCGCACCTTCGCCTTTTATGCCGCGCTGGCGGCGGTCGCCGTGCTGGTGCACGTGCTGATCGTCAACCCGTGGGTGTGGCTGGTGCTACGGGTGCTCTACGGGGTGTCGCTGGTCACGCTGTACATGGTCATCGAAAGCTGGCTGAACGCGCAGGTCAGTGGCGAGAAGCGCGGCCAGGTGTTCGCCCTGTACATGGCGGTCAACCTCGGCGCGCTGGCGGCTGCACAGCAGCTGTTGAGCCTCGACACGCCGATGAATTTCACGCTGTTCGCGCTGGCGGCCATCCTCATCAGCAGCGCGCTGATGCCGATCACGCTGACGCGCCAGGCGCAACCTGCGCTGCCGGACATGCCAGCCACCGACTTGCTGCAACTGGCGCGCATCGCCCCGCTGCCGTTGATGGCGGCCGGTATTTCCGGGCTTACGCTGGGCGGCTTCTGGGGCCTGGCGCCGGTGTACGCGAGCCAGGTCGGCTTCGACGCAGCCGGTGTCGGCCTGCTGATGAGTATTACGATTCTCGGCGGCGCGGTGCTGCAATGGCCGATCGGGCTGTTCTCGGACAAGCATGATCGGCGCGTCGTGCTGCTCTGGGTGGTGGCGATCGCAGCGGTCCTGGCGCTGGTGATCACGCCGATCCTGTCCGGTTCGCTACTGCTGGGGCTGATGTTTCTCTGGGGCGGGCTGGCGTTTTCGATCTATTCGATCGCCGTTGCGCAGATGGTCGATCAGTTGCACCCGGACGAAATCCTGTCAGGCTCCAGCGGCCTGTTACTGGCCAACGGCTTCGGTGCGGCGTTCGGCCCGGTGGTAGCCGGTGGGCTGATGCACCTGTTCGGCCACATCGCCCTGCCGCTGTTCTTCGCTGTGTCGCTGGGCGTCCTCGCGATCTACTCGTTCTGGCGCCCGCGCCGCGTAGTGGACCTGGTGACCGAACCGCACGGCCATTTCACGCCGATGCTGCGTACCAGCCACACCGTGCTG
- a CDS encoding FAS1-like dehydratase domain-containing protein: MTDISAWIGRSEEVHDQLSRNLLMRIAATFGETTPAHGEALPPLWQWCFFQEPIAESGLGEDGHPARGGFLPPADNRNRMWAGGRVDFIRPLEAGGEARRVSTIKHIEEKHGRSGALLFVTVQHDYLQDSRLAIREEQDIVYREPTPPKTSSGEPMVAGGWREAVTPTPTLLFRYSAVTFNGHRIHYDWPYVTETEGYAGLVVHGPLIATLNLRAFCRANPDARLRRFAYRGLRPLIAPQPFEVGGRIVAPGRAELWAGDHNGLAQKAEAEFD; encoded by the coding sequence ATGACCGATATCTCTGCCTGGATTGGCCGCAGCGAAGAAGTGCACGACCAGCTCAGTCGCAACCTGCTGATGCGCATCGCCGCCACCTTCGGCGAAACCACGCCCGCTCATGGCGAAGCCTTGCCGCCGTTGTGGCAATGGTGCTTCTTTCAGGAGCCCATCGCCGAGAGCGGCCTTGGCGAGGACGGTCACCCGGCGCGCGGCGGCTTCCTGCCCCCGGCCGATAACCGCAACCGCATGTGGGCTGGCGGTCGGGTCGATTTCATTCGTCCGCTGGAAGCCGGTGGCGAGGCGCGGCGGGTATCCACCATCAAGCACATCGAGGAGAAGCACGGCCGCAGCGGTGCGCTCTTGTTCGTCACCGTGCAGCACGACTACCTGCAGGACAGCCGTCTGGCTATTCGTGAGGAACAGGACATCGTCTACCGCGAGCCCACCCCGCCGAAGACCAGCAGCGGCGAACCCATGGTCGCCGGTGGCTGGCGCGAAGCGGTGACGCCGACGCCGACGCTGCTGTTTCGCTACTCGGCGGTCACCTTCAACGGCCATCGCATCCATTACGACTGGCCCTACGTCACCGAGACCGAAGGCTATGCCGGCCTGGTTGTGCACGGGCCGCTGATCGCCACGCTCAACCTGCGCGCTTTCTGCCGCGCCAATCCCGACGCCCGCCTGCGCCGCTTCGCCTATCGCGGCCTGCGCCCGCTGATCGCGCCGCAGCCGTTCGAGGTCGGCGGACGCATCGTCGCGCCGGGCAGGGCCGAGCTCTGGGCCGGCGACCACAACGGCCTGGCGCAGAAAGCCGAAGCGGAATTCGACTGA
- a CDS encoding acyl-CoA dehydrogenase family protein has translation MHPNKTEELNFIREGVRALCAEFPAEYWRRIDEEKGFPEAFVTAMTEAGWLSAMIPEEYGGSGLGLAEASVILEEVNRCGGNSGTIHGQMYNMFTLLRNGSEEQKRYYLPKLASGELRLQSMGVTEPTTGTDTTKIKTTAVRRGDKYVINGQKVWISRIQHSDLMILLARTTPLAEVQRKSEGMSIFLVDLREAIGNGLTVQPIANMVNHETNELFFDNLEIPASSLIGEEGKGFRYILDGLNAERTLIAAECIGDGRWFVEKSAQYARDRVVFGRPIGQNQGVQFPIAEAHIEIEAADLMRWRACEEYDAGRNAGAAANMAKYLAAKASWEAANACLQTHGGFGFANEYDVERKFRETRLYQVAPISTNLILSYVAEHLLELPRSF, from the coding sequence ATGCACCCGAACAAGACCGAAGAACTGAATTTCATCCGCGAAGGCGTGCGCGCCCTCTGTGCCGAATTTCCCGCCGAATACTGGCGCAGGATCGATGAGGAAAAGGGCTTCCCGGAAGCCTTCGTCACCGCCATGACCGAGGCCGGCTGGCTCTCGGCGATGATCCCGGAAGAATACGGCGGCTCGGGCCTGGGCCTGGCTGAGGCCTCGGTGATCCTCGAGGAGGTCAACCGTTGCGGCGGCAACTCCGGGACCATCCATGGGCAGATGTACAACATGTTCACCCTGCTCAGAAACGGCAGCGAGGAGCAGAAGCGCTACTACCTGCCGAAGCTGGCCAGCGGCGAGTTGCGCCTGCAGTCCATGGGTGTCACCGAGCCGACCACCGGCACCGACACCACCAAGATCAAGACCACCGCCGTGCGCCGGGGCGACAAGTACGTCATCAACGGGCAGAAGGTGTGGATCTCGCGCATCCAGCATTCCGACCTGATGATCCTGCTGGCACGCACCACGCCGCTGGCCGAGGTGCAGCGAAAGTCCGAGGGCATGTCGATCTTCCTCGTCGACCTGCGCGAGGCCATCGGCAACGGCCTGACCGTGCAGCCGATCGCCAACATGGTCAACCACGAGACCAACGAGCTGTTCTTCGACAACCTGGAAATTCCCGCCAGTAGCCTGATTGGCGAGGAGGGCAAGGGCTTTCGCTACATCCTTGACGGTCTGAATGCCGAGCGCACGCTGATCGCCGCCGAGTGCATCGGCGATGGCCGCTGGTTCGTCGAGAAGTCCGCGCAGTACGCCCGCGATCGCGTGGTATTCGGCCGGCCCATCGGCCAGAACCAGGGCGTGCAGTTCCCGATCGCCGAAGCGCATATCGAGATCGAGGCCGCCGACCTGATGCGCTGGCGCGCCTGCGAGGAATACGACGCCGGGCGCAACGCCGGAGCGGCGGCCAACATGGCCAAGTATCTGGCAGCGAAGGCCAGCTGGGAGGCTGCCAACGCTTGCCTGCAGACCCACGGCGGCTTCGGCTTCGCCAACGAATACGACGTCGAGCGCAAGTTCCGCGAGACGCGGCTGTATCAGGTAGCGCCGATCTCCACCAACCTGATCCTGTCGTACGTGGCCGAGCACTTGCTCGAGCTGCCGCGTTCGTTTTAA
- a CDS encoding DUF2254 domain-containing protein, whose translation MSALTNRLFRLYHRVTGSIAFYPTLIALSLGILCVVTILLEMTWLQPYKEDLDLGLVKNAENARLILGTLVGGIISLMVFSFSMVMVVLNSAASSLSPRVIPGLISSRSHQIVLGVYLGTIINSLMLISTIQEGDDINVPSLGIFLALGLAVICLCLFVYFIRSISLSIQVDFILNRVYKQTHAQLQQRLERLEHCEVADWPDDSGWQTIRARRSGYFKALNAAAAQDLLNEQDACMTVQVHYGFFVMPGHPLIRLSRELDEQCVAQLLDCFDFYVEEYAHRHFFFGFKQIIEIAVRALSPGINDPGTAIKAIDMMGVLLSERMRLPDHDVAPEQGAPRIYLREFDLHQMLLLAFGSLRAYGKEDLQVLLSLLQACKNLLFSATNAGDERVILRHAQAILEQAAVSLDGALDRQAVAEAVRLLNQAVRHAEPLENTLTRES comes from the coding sequence ATGTCCGCACTGACCAACCGGCTGTTTCGGTTGTATCACCGAGTCACCGGCAGCATCGCCTTCTATCCGACACTGATCGCCCTGAGCCTGGGAATCCTGTGTGTCGTCACAATCCTCTTGGAGATGACCTGGCTGCAGCCGTACAAGGAGGACCTTGACCTGGGACTGGTGAAGAATGCCGAGAACGCCCGGCTGATCCTCGGCACCCTGGTCGGCGGGATCATTTCGCTGATGGTGTTCAGCTTTTCCATGGTGATGGTGGTGCTTAACTCGGCCGCCTCGTCGCTGTCGCCGCGGGTCATTCCCGGGCTGATCAGCAGCCGCAGCCACCAGATCGTACTCGGCGTCTATCTCGGCACGATCATCAATTCGCTGATGCTGATCTCGACGATTCAGGAAGGCGACGACATCAACGTACCGAGCCTGGGCATCTTCCTGGCGCTGGGACTCGCGGTGATCTGTCTGTGCCTGTTCGTGTACTTCATCCGCTCCATTTCACTGTCGATCCAGGTGGATTTCATCCTCAACCGGGTCTACAAGCAGACCCACGCCCAGCTGCAACAGCGTCTTGAGCGACTGGAGCACTGCGAGGTCGCCGATTGGCCGGACGACAGCGGCTGGCAGACCATCCGGGCACGGCGTTCCGGCTACTTCAAGGCGCTGAATGCCGCTGCGGCACAGGATCTGCTAAACGAGCAGGACGCCTGCATGACCGTGCAAGTGCACTACGGTTTCTTCGTCATGCCTGGCCACCCGCTGATACGGTTGAGCCGGGAACTGGACGAGCAATGCGTGGCGCAGTTGCTCGACTGTTTCGATTTCTACGTCGAGGAATACGCCCACCGGCATTTCTTCTTTGGTTTCAAGCAGATCATCGAAATCGCGGTGCGGGCGCTGAGCCCAGGTATCAATGACCCCGGAACGGCGATCAAGGCGATCGACATGATGGGCGTGCTGCTCAGCGAACGGATGAGGCTGCCGGACCACGATGTCGCGCCCGAGCAAGGCGCACCACGGATCTATCTCAGAGAGTTCGATCTGCATCAAATGCTCCTGCTGGCCTTCGGCTCGTTGCGCGCTTACGGCAAGGAGGACCTGCAGGTGCTGCTGAGCCTGCTTCAGGCGTGCAAGAACTTGCTGTTCAGCGCAACCAACGCTGGGGACGAACGCGTAATTCTGCGCCACGCTCAGGCGATCCTCGAGCAGGCAGCCGTCTCGCTGGACGGCGCGCTGGATCGCCAGGCCGTCGCCGAGGCGGTGCGGTTGTTGAACCAGGCCGTGCGCCACGCCGAGCCGCTGGAGAACACGCTGACACGGGAGTCCTGA